Proteins from a single region of Weeksella virosa DSM 16922:
- a CDS encoding ribonuclease Z, which yields MALELTILGYNSALPTANSHPSAQVLNISERYFLIDCGEGTQVQLRRARLKFSKINHVFITHMHGDHVFGLIGLLSSFQLLGREKPITVHGPKGIEEFITIQMRLSGSYHGFPILFNELEGNESKVIFEDDKVLVKTIPLDHRIYTNGYLFQEKSKPRRLNPDAISEFDEIEVCDYQNLKNGRDFILKSGKIIPNSYLTFDAPQTYSYAYCSDTCYKPDIVPIIQNVDLLYHESTFLHDLKDLADFTKHSTAKEAAMIAKAANAKRLILGHFSNRYDDYSVFLKEAQPIFEATELPETLKTIRIGPKGRR from the coding sequence TTGGCCTTAGAACTAACCATATTGGGCTACAATTCTGCCTTACCAACTGCCAACTCTCATCCAAGTGCACAAGTGCTTAATATTTCTGAGCGTTATTTTCTGATCGATTGCGGAGAAGGAACACAAGTTCAATTACGCAGAGCAAGGCTGAAATTCAGTAAAATCAACCATGTATTTATTACGCATATGCATGGTGATCATGTTTTTGGTTTAATTGGTTTACTATCCTCTTTTCAGTTGCTTGGTCGAGAAAAACCTATCACAGTTCATGGACCAAAGGGAATCGAAGAGTTTATCACTATTCAGATGAGACTTTCGGGTTCTTACCACGGTTTCCCGATTTTGTTTAATGAATTAGAAGGCAACGAATCGAAAGTGATTTTCGAAGATGATAAAGTACTTGTAAAAACCATTCCGCTCGATCATCGTATTTATACCAACGGTTATCTTTTTCAAGAAAAATCAAAACCAAGACGCTTAAATCCTGATGCAATTAGTGAGTTTGATGAAATAGAAGTTTGCGATTATCAGAACCTAAAAAACGGACGAGATTTTATCCTGAAAAGTGGAAAAATTATTCCCAATTCGTACCTTACTTTTGATGCGCCACAAACCTATAGCTATGCTTATTGTTCGGATACGTGCTACAAACCCGATATAGTTCCTATTATCCAGAATGTAGATTTATTGTACCATGAGAGTACTTTTTTGCATGATCTGAAAGATTTGGCAGATTTTACGAAGCATTCGACCGCAAAAGAAGCCGCTATGATTGCCAAGGCAGCTAATGCCAAACGATTGATCCTAGGACATTTCTCTAATCGATACGATGATTATTCTGTTTTCTTAAAAGAGGCACAGCCGATTTTCGAAGCTACTGAGTTGCCAGAAACTCTAAAAACCATTCGTATTGGCCCTAAAGGAAGACGATAA
- the rdgB gene encoding RdgB/HAM1 family non-canonical purine NTP pyrophosphatase: MELIFATHNQDKLKELQALLPETIQLQSLTDLNFHDDIEETGNTFEENAFIKTKTIYEKFHQPVFADDSGLVIDALNGRPGVFSARYAGTKNSEDNIAKVLKELEGISNRKAYFISVFCLMINDEVHYFEGRIEGEIMNENKGNKGFGYDPIFRPSGFDYTFAEMSAEEKNAISHRSIATQKLIHYITENL, encoded by the coding sequence ATGGAATTAATTTTCGCCACCCATAACCAAGATAAACTTAAAGAGCTACAAGCGCTGCTTCCCGAGACGATTCAATTACAATCGCTTACCGACCTCAACTTTCATGATGATATAGAGGAAACCGGTAATACATTCGAAGAAAATGCATTCATCAAAACCAAAACCATTTACGAGAAATTTCATCAACCTGTATTTGCTGATGATTCTGGCTTGGTAATCGATGCATTGAATGGTCGGCCAGGAGTTTTTTCTGCTCGATATGCAGGTACCAAAAATAGTGAAGACAACATTGCAAAAGTACTAAAAGAATTAGAAGGTATTAGCAATAGGAAAGCCTATTTTATTAGTGTTTTCTGTTTGATGATCAACGATGAGGTTCATTATTTTGAAGGAAGAATTGAAGGGGAAATAATGAATGAAAACAAAGGAAACAAAGGTTTTGGCTACGACCCTATTTTCCGCCCGAGTGGTTTTGATTATACTTTTGCAGAAATGTCGGCCGAAGAGAAAAATGCGATCAGTCATCGAAGCATTGCAACACAAAAATTAATTCATTATATTACAGAAAACTTATAA
- a CDS encoding CPBP family intramembrane glutamic endopeptidase yields MNKFELPQIKTLKFSAYYAFLVGFAVTFTVQIGQSLVIWPTFFYPFLFHFLLPLAFLTGTGGAIILLMGWFHVDKNTVRDWLIYPTKPINFLLGFLCFIFALPFAEWSTGLVPTDTQIFQDLYNTFESSFLQMLNYKIAGFITVCILAPILEEIIFRGFILRGILNSGTSPWIAILVSGIIFGAAHLNPWQFIGAGILGIIFGFIYYKTKSLLLVIFLHAANNIFSFIMMMKYKQMDEQIIESSSLSPVFISLIISLIAGYFLSKKNIKHLWN; encoded by the coding sequence ATGAATAAATTCGAGCTGCCCCAAATAAAAACACTCAAATTCTCTGCATATTATGCTTTTTTGGTAGGATTTGCCGTAACCTTTACAGTCCAAATAGGACAAAGTTTGGTGATTTGGCCAACATTTTTTTATCCGTTTTTATTTCATTTTCTTTTACCATTAGCCTTTCTTACAGGGACAGGAGGTGCAATCATTTTACTGATGGGTTGGTTTCATGTAGACAAAAACACCGTTAGAGATTGGCTGATTTATCCGACCAAACCTATTAATTTTTTATTAGGATTCCTTTGTTTTATCTTTGCACTTCCCTTTGCAGAGTGGTCTACTGGTTTGGTGCCGACTGACACCCAGATCTTTCAAGATTTATACAACACATTTGAAAGCAGCTTCCTTCAGATGCTCAATTATAAAATTGCTGGTTTCATAACCGTCTGTATTTTAGCCCCGATTTTAGAGGAGATAATTTTTAGAGGTTTTATCCTAAGAGGAATTCTAAACTCTGGCACGTCGCCTTGGATTGCAATTCTAGTAAGTGGAATTATTTTTGGTGCCGCCCATCTCAATCCTTGGCAGTTTATCGGAGCAGGAATTTTAGGGATAATTTTCGGCTTCATTTATTACAAAACAAAATCCTTACTTCTGGTAATTTTCCTTCATGCTGCAAACAATATTTTTTCGTTTATCATGATGATGAAATACAAGCAAATGGACGAACAAATTATCGAAAGTAGTTCGCTTTCACCTGTTTTTATCAGTTTAATCATCAGCTTAATAGCTGGCTATTTTCTAAGTAAAAAAAACATAAAACATCTATGGAATTAA
- the rlmH gene encoding 23S rRNA (pseudouridine(1915)-N(3))-methyltransferase RlmH, whose translation MNIFTLCVGKTDEQAIEQLLQKYEKRFPTYINYQRLELADIKNRKTLTIEQQKSKEADLLLQRINKGDLVVLLDEKGKQINSTDFAQQLQNDLNQSVKTLIFVIGGPYGFDDRLYQRANRKLSLSQMTFTHQMVRLFLTEQIYRAFTILQNKPYHHE comes from the coding sequence ATGAACATTTTCACCCTTTGTGTAGGAAAAACAGATGAGCAAGCCATCGAACAACTTCTACAAAAATACGAAAAAAGATTTCCTACCTATATCAACTACCAGCGACTCGAGCTTGCTGATATCAAAAACCGAAAAACGCTCACAATAGAACAACAGAAATCTAAAGAAGCAGATTTACTTCTACAGCGCATAAACAAAGGAGATTTGGTTGTATTACTCGACGAAAAAGGAAAACAAATCAACTCGACAGACTTTGCACAACAATTGCAAAACGACCTCAACCAATCAGTGAAAACGCTTATCTTCGTGATTGGAGGTCCTTATGGTTTTGATGATCGGCTTTATCAACGTGCCAATCGAAAATTATCATTATCTCAAATGACTTTTACGCACCAAATGGTTCGTTTATTTCTTACCGAACAAATTTATCGTGCATTTACTATCTTGCAAAACAAACCTTATCATCATGAATAA
- a CDS encoding YihY/virulence factor BrkB family protein — translation MSKLKQKNRLKRLIVWSKRKRLKQFSNIPLYDLLKVFWIRVMKGNFPVRSGAIAWTLFFSLFPFILFLFSLLPKIPHYEELKLLLFHQFLPQIIPNSIGKEVIGYIDITTQQQEQKSVNWWFMIFTIFMSSNGVQGIINGFNVSYQDVFIKRNNNKQRLISLILTIFFTVFLILQLTLLYYTGIIWKYLAETKFFFDLSKSSRLINMTSVIMFYFLSMCMLYHYGPNNQDKSKSTVVPGAVLSTLLFITTLFGFNVYLKHFNNLDLLYGSLGLVMLVMIFVYVNVIILLVGYELNMSLTYAKNYSNMNKIQKNNFIELNLKKETNSQS, via the coding sequence TTGTCGAAATTGAAACAAAAAAATAGGCTAAAAAGGCTCATCGTTTGGAGTAAACGTAAACGACTGAAACAGTTCTCGAATATTCCTTTGTACGATTTGCTAAAAGTTTTTTGGATCAGGGTGATGAAGGGGAATTTTCCTGTTCGTTCGGGAGCAATCGCCTGGACACTGTTTTTTAGTCTGTTTCCTTTTATTCTTTTCCTTTTTTCTTTGTTGCCCAAAATACCACATTATGAAGAACTGAAACTTTTACTTTTTCATCAGTTTTTACCCCAAATCATACCCAACTCTATTGGTAAAGAAGTCATCGGATATATTGATATTACGACGCAGCAACAAGAGCAAAAATCGGTGAATTGGTGGTTTATGATTTTTACCATTTTCATGTCATCGAATGGTGTGCAGGGAATCATAAATGGTTTCAATGTGAGTTATCAAGATGTTTTTATCAAAAGAAACAACAATAAACAGCGTTTGATTTCTTTGATACTAACCATTTTCTTCACTGTGTTTCTCATCCTACAATTGACGTTGTTGTATTACACTGGCATCATTTGGAAATATCTTGCCGAGACCAAATTCTTCTTCGATTTATCAAAAAGTTCTCGACTGATCAATATGACCAGTGTGATTATGTTCTATTTTTTATCGATGTGCATGTTGTACCATTACGGGCCGAATAATCAAGATAAATCGAAATCTACCGTCGTGCCAGGAGCAGTGCTATCAACCCTTCTTTTTATTACTACTTTGTTCGGATTCAATGTCTATCTCAAACACTTCAATAATCTCGATTTACTTTATGGTTCTTTGGGATTGGTGATGCTGGTGATGATTTTTGTGTATGTCAATGTAATTATTTTATTGGTAGGATACGAATTGAATATGTCACTGACGTATGCCAAAAACTACTCGAATATGAATAAAATACAGAAAAATAATTTTATCGAATTGAATCTAAAAAAGGAAACCAATTCTCAGTCCTAG
- a CDS encoding ion transporter: MKWNIFRLKKLDKDEENKLKKKIFEIIFEANTPYGRLFDLSLLLLIILSVALVILESVPTFNARYHTFLVVSEWLITILFTIEYLLRLYSVQKPLRYVFSFYGIIDLLSILPFYFGIFFPNSKYLSSIRILRLFRILRIFNLTGLTQNRNILLRSLQQSKDRIIVFLSFVILIVVVLGSFMYAIEKNHPESGFTSIPISIYWAVVTMTTVGYGDVAPVTGLGRFLASIIMILGYGIIAVPAGIMSQEIARASKENDHIPTNTDVCRYCGDNYHLDNSIYCKTCGHLLNP; the protein is encoded by the coding sequence ATGAAATGGAATATTTTCCGATTGAAAAAACTCGACAAAGACGAAGAAAATAAACTAAAGAAAAAGATATTTGAGATTATCTTCGAAGCCAATACGCCCTATGGTCGACTATTCGACCTTAGTCTTTTATTGTTGATTATTCTTAGTGTAGCGTTGGTTATACTAGAGTCAGTTCCGACTTTCAATGCTCGCTATCATACTTTTTTAGTTGTTTCGGAATGGTTAATTACCATTCTCTTTACCATCGAATATTTACTACGATTATACAGCGTACAAAAACCTTTACGATATGTTTTTAGTTTTTATGGGATTATCGATTTACTGAGTATCCTTCCTTTCTATTTCGGGATTTTCTTCCCGAATAGTAAATATTTATCAAGCATCCGAATTCTTCGTTTATTCCGTATTTTGCGAATTTTTAATCTTACCGGGCTCACGCAAAACAGAAACATTCTTCTAAGAAGCTTGCAGCAAAGTAAAGATAGAATAATAGTTTTTTTATCTTTTGTTATTCTTATCGTTGTGGTATTGGGCTCTTTTATGTATGCGATAGAAAAAAACCATCCAGAGTCGGGCTTCACAAGCATCCCAATCAGTATCTATTGGGCAGTCGTAACCATGACAACTGTAGGTTACGGAGATGTCGCTCCAGTAACGGGCTTGGGTCGTTTTCTAGCTTCTATTATTATGATTTTGGGTTATGGTATTATTGCTGTACCTGCAGGGATTATGTCGCAAGAAATAGCTCGTGCGTCTAAAGAAAACGATCATATCCCAACCAACACAGATGTTTGCAGATATTGTGGCGATAATTATCATTTGGATAATTCTATTTATTGCAAAACTTGCGGGCATTTACTCAACCCTTAG
- a CDS encoding TIGR01777 family oxidoreductase: MKILVSGGTGFIGKALVEYLRLKAHEVRVLQRSYPKEDFYWDVEKNIFDEKAMHQIDGIIHLAGAPIAEPWTGYYQKVLYESRIDTANFLLEKAKDFCPDLSLFISASAIGFYGNEATDKTLTEESEAGEGFLSKLCVAWEAAADQFHEIGARVVKVRTPAVLSKDGGLIRVLNKVFRLGLGTNLGGGNNYMPWIHLQDLLRVYEFALINSSLDGAVNAVADEQITQNEFNLVLSREIKAPYFLPNIPEFVVKRILGERSALVLDGCLLSNMKLKNLGFRMQYPRIEEAMRTIFISEH; the protein is encoded by the coding sequence ATGAAGATCTTAGTTTCGGGTGGAACAGGTTTTATTGGTAAGGCTCTAGTAGAATATTTACGTTTAAAAGCTCATGAAGTTCGTGTTTTGCAACGTTCGTATCCAAAAGAAGACTTTTATTGGGATGTAGAAAAAAATATTTTTGATGAAAAAGCAATGCATCAAATCGATGGCATAATCCATTTGGCAGGTGCACCTATTGCAGAACCTTGGACTGGTTATTATCAAAAAGTTTTGTACGAAAGCCGAATCGATACAGCTAATTTTCTATTAGAAAAAGCCAAGGATTTTTGTCCAGATTTATCCTTATTTATCTCAGCCTCAGCAATTGGTTTCTATGGCAATGAAGCTACGGATAAAACCTTAACAGAAGAAAGTGAAGCAGGAGAAGGTTTTTTGAGTAAACTTTGCGTTGCTTGGGAGGCTGCTGCAGATCAGTTTCACGAGATAGGGGCCCGAGTGGTCAAAGTACGTACGCCTGCCGTATTGAGCAAAGACGGTGGTTTGATCAGGGTACTGAATAAGGTTTTTCGGTTGGGTTTAGGGACGAATTTAGGGGGTGGAAATAATTATATGCCTTGGATCCACTTACAAGATTTGTTGCGTGTGTATGAATTTGCTCTGATTAATTCTTCGTTAGATGGTGCGGTAAATGCTGTTGCTGATGAGCAGATAACCCAAAATGAATTCAATTTGGTTTTGTCTAGAGAGATAAAAGCTCCTTATTTTCTACCTAATATCCCCGAATTTGTTGTGAAGAGAATACTTGGCGAACGTAGCGCATTGGTGCTAGATGGTTGTTTATTATCGAACATGAAGCTGAAGAATCTTGGTTTCCGAATGCAATATCCTAGAATTGAAGAAGCAATGAGAACAATATTCATTTCTGAACATTGA
- a CDS encoding acyltransferase, with the protein MMDPYSIFDIKNFSEFEEKALAVFRHQAEHVQVYRDFVELMKVNPKNISDLYEIPFLPIRFFKQYSIIENKLLPEKIFTSSGTTGQNTSKHLVADLALYHHSLSKCFHHFYGDLSTYCIFALLPSYLERNGSSLIDMVEYWTQQADSSFGGFYLYNHDELHRDLLACENAGKNAILIGVSFALLDFVEKYPMQLSRTIVMETGGMKGRKKEITRQELHSILKKGFGTPNIHSEYGMTELLSQAYMREQALFETPNWMHLLIRETEDPLTFVEEGKTGGVNVIDLANFHSCSFIATDDLGRKKSSRTFEILGRFDHSDVRGCNLLVV; encoded by the coding sequence ATGATGGATCCGTATTCTATTTTCGATATAAAAAATTTTTCTGAATTCGAAGAAAAAGCCTTAGCAGTTTTTCGTCATCAGGCAGAACATGTGCAAGTGTATCGAGATTTTGTAGAGCTGATGAAAGTGAACCCCAAAAATATTTCTGATTTGTACGAAATTCCGTTTTTGCCAATTCGTTTTTTCAAACAATATTCGATAATAGAAAACAAACTTCTTCCAGAAAAAATATTTACAAGCTCTGGAACAACTGGGCAAAATACGAGCAAACATTTGGTTGCAGATTTGGCTTTGTACCATCATAGTTTGTCTAAATGTTTTCATCACTTCTATGGTGATTTGTCTACCTATTGCATTTTCGCCCTGCTTCCATCTTATCTAGAAAGAAACGGTTCATCACTAATCGACATGGTAGAATATTGGACACAACAAGCAGACTCTTCCTTTGGCGGCTTTTATTTGTATAATCATGATGAATTGCACCGCGATTTATTGGCGTGTGAAAATGCAGGCAAAAATGCTATCCTGATTGGCGTTTCTTTTGCCCTACTCGACTTTGTAGAGAAATATCCGATGCAGCTCTCTCGTACAATTGTTATGGAAACCGGCGGTATGAAGGGTCGGAAAAAAGAAATTACTCGACAAGAACTTCACTCGATTCTCAAAAAAGGTTTCGGCACACCAAACATTCATTCCGAATACGGAATGACAGAGTTACTTTCGCAAGCATACATGCGAGAACAAGCTCTCTTCGAAACACCAAACTGGATGCATTTGTTGATTCGTGAAACCGAGGACCCACTTACATTCGTAGAAGAAGGAAAAACTGGTGGGGTAAATGTAATCGACTTAGCAAATTTCCATTCGTGTAGTTTTATTGCAACCGACGATTTGGGCAGAAAAAAATCTTCTAGAACATTCGAAATATTAGGAAGATTCGACCATTCTGATGTTAGAGGATGCAACTTATTAGTGGTCTAA